The following proteins are encoded in a genomic region of Burkholderia cepacia:
- a CDS encoding tetratricopeptide repeat protein: MTQARRIGRKTRIAILIALALILILGIGVVWLAHDDVPETFDASMAKAQRGDVDGEFNVGLRYEHGDGVERNPVEAAKWYRRAADHGDASSQNNLGTLYETGVGVTQSRSEAVSWYRRAAAQGNANAWCNLGRAYEDGEGVPRDRTEAVRLYRLAADQGLARGQLYLAMMYDAGAGVPQDFAEAAKWYRRSADQGDPQAQNSLGYLYDTGHGVKQSDTEAFKWYRLAAEQGNANAQNNLGLMYENGQGVHEDDAEAASWYRLAAAGGVGNSLFRLGMLYYVGSGVDHDPIAANALFGLAVAAGDARAQAYLDQGAKLTAPADIEKAARLRAEMSQPGKLLDALDHYEETAQRSDDG; encoded by the coding sequence ATGACCCAGGCACGACGAATCGGCCGGAAGACCCGCATTGCGATCCTCATCGCGCTCGCACTGATACTGATCCTCGGGATCGGCGTTGTCTGGCTCGCGCACGACGATGTGCCCGAGACGTTCGACGCATCGATGGCAAAGGCGCAGCGCGGCGACGTGGACGGCGAATTCAACGTGGGGCTCAGGTACGAGCACGGCGACGGCGTCGAGCGGAATCCCGTCGAAGCCGCGAAGTGGTACAGGCGGGCCGCCGATCACGGCGATGCATCTTCGCAGAACAATCTCGGCACGCTTTACGAAACCGGCGTCGGCGTGACGCAAAGCCGTTCGGAGGCCGTGAGCTGGTACCGGCGCGCGGCCGCGCAGGGCAATGCGAATGCATGGTGCAATCTCGGCCGCGCGTACGAGGACGGCGAAGGCGTGCCGCGGGATCGTACGGAAGCGGTGCGGCTCTACCGGCTTGCAGCCGACCAGGGGCTGGCCAGGGGGCAGCTGTACCTGGCGATGATGTACGACGCCGGCGCCGGCGTGCCGCAGGATTTCGCGGAAGCCGCCAAATGGTACCGGCGCTCGGCGGACCAGGGCGATCCGCAGGCGCAGAACAGCCTCGGCTACCTGTACGACACCGGGCATGGCGTGAAGCAGAGCGACACCGAGGCGTTCAAGTGGTATCGGCTCGCCGCGGAACAGGGCAACGCGAACGCGCAGAACAATCTCGGCCTGATGTATGAAAACGGGCAGGGTGTGCACGAGGACGACGCCGAAGCGGCGAGCTGGTACCGGCTCGCCGCGGCGGGGGGCGTCGGGAACTCGCTGTTCCGGCTGGGCATGCTGTACTACGTGGGCAGCGGCGTTGACCACGATCCGATCGCCGCGAATGCGCTTTTCGGTCTGGCTGTCGCAGCCGGCGACGCGCGCGCACAGGCCTATCTCGATCAGGGCGCGAAGCTCACGGCGCCGGCCGATATCGAGAAAGCCGCGCGGCTGCGGGCCGAGATGAGCCAGCCGGGAAAACTGCTCGACGCGCTCGACCATTACGAGGAAACGGCGCAACGAAGCGACGACGGCTGA
- a CDS encoding sigma-70 family RNA polymerase sigma factor encodes MTTPRPTPRADTPLDPIIQLLALAGEQGYLTHADLVDALPPESDSPDALDVVRAALADIGIAVLDEPAVPAPFAGTAPVDVDRDTLDEGRAMLGDLARGTSASTDPLALYMRRIQAVPLLTREGEIVLAREIETGRHQVLHALAGSPAAVDALLARHDAKGATGATGATGSADEDEGDTPAPARYDDLQAAVATLRDALHAHGVRSDAYRDARNAVAALLGSLAWVAPAVDDASRIVRALATAPHDAVTGEAARFDAVARRALAAALSDGQQKVRDATRAMLEANLRLVLSIARKYMNRGVDLSDLVQDGCLGLMRAIEKFEYRRGFKFSTYATWWIRQAITRAVADRARTIRVPVHVGDQYQRVQRHALRFRQRTGRRATPAELAAEIGLAEDKVRAVLALPAEPLSLDTPLPDADTGLVELIEDQTSASPFEQLADTRMRDCVRSLLRSVTPAEADVLSRRFGLGGAEPDTYDAIALDAGMSRERVRQIEKRALAALRTAAEAENAQSFLDA; translated from the coding sequence ATGACTACGCCACGCCCCACTCCCCGGGCGGACACACCGCTCGATCCGATCATCCAGTTGCTGGCGCTTGCCGGCGAACAGGGTTATCTGACACACGCCGACCTCGTCGACGCGCTGCCGCCTGAAAGCGACAGCCCCGATGCGCTCGACGTCGTGCGCGCCGCGCTCGCCGACATCGGCATCGCCGTGCTCGACGAGCCGGCCGTGCCTGCGCCGTTCGCCGGCACGGCGCCGGTCGACGTCGATCGCGACACGCTCGACGAGGGCCGGGCCATGCTCGGCGACCTCGCACGCGGCACGAGTGCATCGACCGATCCGCTCGCGCTCTACATGCGCCGCATCCAGGCCGTGCCGCTGCTCACGCGCGAAGGCGAAATCGTGCTTGCCCGCGAAATCGAGACGGGTCGCCATCAGGTGCTGCACGCGCTCGCCGGGTCTCCGGCGGCCGTCGACGCGCTGCTTGCGCGTCACGATGCGAAGGGTGCAACGGGTGCGACCGGCGCAACCGGCTCGGCCGATGAAGACGAAGGCGACACGCCCGCCCCCGCCCGCTACGACGATCTGCAGGCCGCTGTGGCGACGTTGCGCGACGCGTTGCACGCGCACGGCGTCCGTTCGGACGCATACCGCGACGCGCGCAACGCCGTGGCCGCCCTGCTCGGTTCGCTTGCGTGGGTTGCACCGGCCGTCGACGACGCCAGCCGCATCGTGCGCGCGCTCGCAACCGCACCGCATGACGCTGTGACGGGAGAAGCCGCCCGCTTCGACGCGGTCGCGCGGCGGGCTCTCGCGGCTGCACTGAGCGATGGCCAGCAGAAGGTGCGCGACGCGACGCGCGCGATGCTCGAGGCGAACCTTCGGCTCGTGCTGTCGATCGCGCGCAAGTACATGAACCGCGGCGTCGACCTGTCCGATCTCGTGCAGGACGGTTGCCTCGGCCTGATGCGGGCGATCGAGAAGTTCGAATACCGTCGCGGGTTCAAGTTCTCGACCTATGCGACCTGGTGGATCCGTCAGGCGATCACGCGTGCGGTTGCCGATCGCGCTCGCACGATCCGCGTGCCCGTGCACGTCGGCGACCAGTACCAGCGCGTACAGCGGCATGCGCTGCGCTTTCGCCAGCGCACGGGCCGCCGGGCGACGCCGGCCGAGCTTGCGGCAGAAATCGGCCTCGCCGAGGACAAGGTGCGCGCGGTGCTCGCGCTGCCGGCCGAGCCCCTTTCGCTCGACACGCCGCTGCCCGACGCGGACACCGGGCTCGTGGAGCTGATCGAGGATCAAACCTCGGCCAGCCCGTTCGAGCAACTGGCCGACACGCGCATGCGCGACTGTGTGCGGTCGCTGCTCCGGTCGGTCACGCCGGCCGAGGCCGACGTGCTGAGCCGGCGGTTCGGCCTCGGCGGCGCCGAGCCCGATACGTACGACGCCATCGCGCTGGACGCGGGCATGTCCCGCGAACGCGTGCGGCAGATCGAGAAACGGGCGCTCGCCGCGCTGCGCACGGCTGCCGAGGCCGAGAACGCGCAGTCGTTCCTCGACGCGTAA
- a CDS encoding SH3 domain-containing protein, producing the protein MRNTFVRSLCVVLAGLAAAPGIADAQSSAYTNSPAELFAGPAPDYPVVAQIPPDTALDVFGCLSDYSWCDVALPGVRGWIDAQLLEYPYQGSYVPLLEYGAIIGVPVTGFAIAAYWDRYYRHRPWYHDRDRWAHRPEPRLGPGGMPPGQGRPQPGGPMQVAPGGPPVHDARPSAARGGWNGAIRTPPPAAPAPSPMPGGAGNARPAGPPPAVLRPPPAPGGEARPMPPPVRQGGGGGGGYARPQGGGNGGGNHGGGGGGGGGGGGPEDFRH; encoded by the coding sequence ATGAGGAACACGTTTGTCCGAAGTCTGTGCGTCGTCCTGGCCGGCCTTGCGGCCGCACCGGGTATTGCCGACGCGCAGAGCAGCGCTTACACGAACTCGCCGGCCGAGCTGTTTGCCGGGCCGGCGCCCGATTATCCGGTGGTCGCGCAGATCCCGCCCGATACCGCGCTGGACGTATTCGGCTGCCTGAGCGACTACTCGTGGTGCGACGTCGCGCTGCCGGGCGTGCGCGGCTGGATCGATGCGCAGTTGCTCGAGTATCCGTACCAGGGCAGCTACGTGCCGTTGCTCGAATACGGCGCGATCATCGGGGTCCCGGTGACGGGATTCGCGATCGCCGCGTACTGGGATCGTTATTACCGGCACCGCCCGTGGTACCACGACCGCGATCGCTGGGCGCATCGTCCGGAACCGAGGCTCGGCCCCGGAGGCATGCCGCCGGGACAAGGCCGTCCGCAACCGGGCGGGCCGATGCAGGTTGCACCGGGCGGCCCGCCCGTGCACGACGCGCGGCCGTCGGCTGCACGCGGCGGCTGGAACGGTGCGATCCGCACGCCGCCGCCGGCAGCACCGGCGCCTTCACCGATGCCGGGCGGGGCGGGCAACGCGCGTCCGGCCGGCCCGCCGCCGGCCGTGTTGCGCCCGCCGCCCGCGCCGGGTGGCGAGGCGCGTCCGATGCCACCGCCGGTGCGCCAGGGGGGCGGGGGCGGCGGCGGTTATGCGCGGCCGCAAGGTGGCGGAAATGGTGGCGGCAACCACGGTGGTGGCGGCGGTGGAGGCGGGGGAGGTGGCGGCCCCGAAGATTTCCGTCACTGA
- the ilvD gene encoding dihydroxy-acid dehydratase, with protein MPTYRSKTSTAGRNMAGARSLWRATGMKDDDFSKPIIAVVNSFTQFVPGHVHLKDLGQLVAREIEAAGGVAKEFNTIAVDDGIAMGHDGMLYSLPSRDIIADSVEYMVNAHCADAMVCISNCDKITPGMLMAAMRLNIPVIFVSGGPMEAGKTRLANPVTKAIEVKKLDLVDAMVIAVDPSYSDAEVAEVERSACPTCGSCSGMFTANSMNCLTEALGLSLPGNGTVVATHADREQLFKRAGRRIVELTRQHYEQDDERVLPRSVGFAAFENAMTLDIAMGGSTNTILHLLAIAQEAGIDFTMKDIDRLSRSVPQLCKVAPNTNKYHIEDVHRAGGIMAILGELERAGKLHTDVPTVHAPTLKDALDQWDIVRTRDEAVRTFYMAGPAGIPTQVAFSQNTRWPSLDLDRAEGCIRSYEHAFSKEGGLAVLTGNIALDGCVVKTAGVDESILVFEGSAHVTESQDEAVENILNDKVKAGDVVIVRYEGPKGGPGMQEMLYPTSYIKSKGLGKACALLTDGRFSGGTSGLSIGHCSPEAAAGGAIGLVRDGDKIRIDIPNRTIDVLVSDEELARRREEQNAKGWKPAQPRPRKVSAALKAYAKLVMSADKGAVRDLSLLDD; from the coding sequence ATGCCCACTTACCGTTCCAAAACCTCCACCGCCGGCCGCAACATGGCAGGTGCGCGCTCGCTGTGGCGCGCCACCGGCATGAAAGACGACGATTTCTCGAAGCCGATCATCGCGGTCGTCAACTCGTTTACGCAGTTCGTGCCCGGGCACGTGCACCTGAAGGATCTCGGCCAGCTCGTCGCGCGCGAGATCGAAGCCGCCGGCGGCGTCGCGAAGGAATTCAACACGATCGCGGTCGACGACGGCATCGCGATGGGCCATGACGGCATGCTGTATTCGCTGCCGAGCCGCGACATCATCGCCGACTCGGTCGAGTACATGGTGAACGCGCACTGCGCGGACGCGATGGTCTGCATCTCGAACTGCGACAAGATCACGCCGGGGATGCTGATGGCCGCGATGCGCCTCAACATCCCGGTGATCTTCGTGTCGGGCGGCCCGATGGAAGCCGGCAAGACGCGCCTCGCGAACCCGGTCACCAAGGCCATCGAAGTGAAGAAGCTCGACCTCGTCGACGCGATGGTGATCGCGGTCGACCCGTCGTATTCCGACGCCGAAGTCGCCGAAGTCGAGCGCTCGGCCTGCCCGACCTGCGGTTCGTGCTCGGGCATGTTCACCGCGAACTCGATGAACTGCCTGACCGAAGCGCTCGGCCTGTCGCTGCCCGGCAACGGCACGGTGGTCGCCACGCACGCCGATCGCGAACAGCTGTTCAAGCGCGCCGGCCGCCGCATCGTCGAACTGACGCGCCAGCACTACGAGCAGGACGACGAACGCGTGCTGCCGCGCTCGGTCGGCTTCGCCGCGTTCGAGAACGCGATGACGCTCGACATCGCGATGGGTGGCTCGACCAACACGATCCTGCACCTGCTGGCGATCGCGCAGGAAGCCGGCATCGACTTCACGATGAAGGACATCGACCGCCTGTCGCGCTCGGTGCCGCAGCTGTGCAAGGTCGCGCCGAACACGAACAAGTACCACATCGAGGACGTACACCGCGCTGGCGGCATCATGGCGATCCTCGGTGAGCTCGAACGCGCCGGCAAGCTGCATACCGACGTGCCGACCGTCCACGCACCGACGCTGAAGGATGCGCTGGACCAGTGGGACATCGTCCGCACGCGGGACGAAGCGGTCCGCACGTTCTATATGGCCGGCCCGGCCGGCATCCCGACGCAGGTTGCATTCAGCCAGAACACGCGCTGGCCGAGCCTCGACCTCGATCGCGCCGAAGGCTGCATCCGCTCGTATGAGCATGCGTTCTCGAAGGAAGGCGGCCTCGCGGTGCTGACGGGCAACATCGCGCTCGACGGCTGCGTGGTGAAGACGGCCGGCGTCGACGAAAGCATCCTCGTGTTCGAAGGCTCGGCGCATGTGACCGAATCGCAGGACGAAGCCGTTGAAAACATCCTGAACGACAAGGTCAAGGCCGGCGACGTGGTGATCGTGCGCTACGAAGGCCCGAAGGGCGGCCCCGGCATGCAGGAAATGCTCTACCCGACCAGCTACATCAAGTCGAAGGGGCTCGGCAAGGCCTGCGCGCTGCTGACGGACGGCCGCTTCTCGGGCGGCACGTCGGGCCTGTCGATCGGCCACTGCTCGCCGGAAGCGGCGGCAGGCGGCGCGATCGGTCTCGTGCGCGACGGCGACAAGATCCGCATCGACATCCCGAACCGCACGATCGACGTGCTGGTGTCGGACGAGGAACTGGCGCGCCGCCGCGAAGAGCAGAACGCGAAGGGCTGGAAGCCGGCGCAGCCGCGTCCGCGCAAGGTGTCCGCCGCGCTGAAGGCCTACGCGAAGCTGGTCATGTCGGCCGACAAGGGCGCCGTGCGCGACCTGTCGCTGCTGGACGACTGA
- a CDS encoding helix-hairpin-helix domain-containing protein, producing the protein MQTTASQTFEENRHIATCLREAAQRLADQGANPYRVAAYRASAETVDALDRDLRTVFESGGTDALGALPEIGTGVAQAIAELLVTGRWRQLDRLCGDAQRTSAFEAVPGIGHALALRIHDLLHIDSLEELERAARNGQLETISGVGPRRAAGILTALDDVLSRRRRWQGHMQHAGPGTEPPVELLLYIDRQYRNKAAAGVLPTLAQRRLNADSYVPPPVVMHMTKGGWHFTALSLHAAMRTPEAGRPTDWVSLYFYDAVQCESQRTVFTETYGSLVGKRIVRGREMECRVYYAG; encoded by the coding sequence ATGCAGACGACCGCCAGCCAAACGTTCGAGGAAAACCGGCACATCGCGACCTGCCTGCGCGAGGCCGCGCAGCGGCTGGCCGACCAGGGCGCGAATCCTTACCGGGTCGCTGCCTACCGTGCGTCGGCCGAGACGGTCGATGCGCTCGACCGTGATCTCCGCACCGTGTTCGAATCCGGCGGCACCGACGCGCTCGGTGCGCTGCCCGAGATCGGCACGGGCGTCGCACAGGCAATCGCCGAGTTGCTGGTGACCGGCCGCTGGCGGCAGCTCGACCGGCTGTGCGGCGACGCCCAACGCACGTCCGCGTTCGAAGCCGTGCCGGGCATCGGCCACGCGCTCGCGCTGCGCATTCACGACCTGCTGCATATCGATTCGCTCGAGGAACTCGAACGCGCGGCCCGCAATGGCCAGCTCGAAACGATCTCGGGCGTCGGCCCGCGCCGCGCCGCCGGCATCCTCACCGCGCTCGACGACGTGCTGAGCCGCCGCCGGCGCTGGCAGGGTCACATGCAACATGCCGGGCCCGGCACGGAGCCGCCCGTCGAGCTGCTGCTCTACATCGACCGCCAGTACCGCAACAAGGCGGCCGCCGGCGTGCTGCCGACGCTCGCGCAACGGCGCCTGAACGCGGACAGCTATGTGCCACCGCCGGTGGTGATGCACATGACCAAAGGCGGTTGGCATTTCACGGCACTGAGCCTGCATGCCGCGATGCGCACGCCTGAAGCCGGCCGCCCGACGGACTGGGTCTCGCTCTATTTCTACGACGCCGTACAGTGCGAAAGCCAGCGCACCGTTTTCACCGAAACGTACGGATCGCTCGTCGGCAAGCGCATCGTGCGCGGACGCGAGATGGAATGCCGCGTGTATTACGCGGGATGA
- a CDS encoding MarR family winged helix-turn-helix transcriptional regulator produces the protein MDKTYENRIGYLIADVARLNGRLFDRRAKRIGLTRAQSRVLAYLTWKGEMNQARLAEWLEITPISLTRLLDRMEGYGWIERIANDDDRRAFVIRLTDKAREIFPQMLEVGDTVADDGLRGFTPDERDTLVRLLGRVRHNLIDCGGE, from the coding sequence ATGGACAAGACCTACGAGAACCGGATCGGCTACCTGATCGCCGACGTGGCCCGCCTGAACGGACGCCTGTTCGACCGGCGCGCGAAGCGCATCGGGCTGACGCGGGCACAAAGCCGCGTGCTCGCGTACCTGACGTGGAAGGGCGAGATGAACCAGGCGCGGCTGGCCGAATGGCTCGAGATCACGCCGATCTCGCTGACGCGCCTGCTCGACCGGATGGAAGGCTATGGCTGGATCGAACGCATCGCGAACGACGACGACCGACGCGCGTTCGTGATCCGTCTGACCGACAAGGCGCGCGAGATCTTTCCGCAGATGCTGGAAGTGGGCGATACCGTCGCCGACGACGGGCTGCGCGGCTTCACGCCCGACGAGCGCGATACGCTGGTGCGGCTGCTCGGACGTGTGCGCCACAACCTGATCGACTGCGGCGGCGAGTGA
- a CDS encoding helix-turn-helix domain-containing protein: MSRLDIADVARRSGLPASTLRYYEEKGLIVANGRHGLRRQYDESVLERLALIALGREAGFSLDDILAMVGADGQPAIDRAKLDGKADELDRTIRRLGAVRDMLRHAAVCPAPSHLECPSFQKLLRIAAHRRPARRAKADGA, from the coding sequence ATGAGCCGTCTGGACATTGCGGACGTGGCGCGGCGCTCGGGATTGCCCGCGTCGACGCTGCGCTACTACGAGGAAAAGGGGCTGATCGTCGCCAACGGCCGGCACGGGTTGAGGAGGCAATACGACGAATCGGTGCTGGAGCGGCTGGCGCTGATCGCACTCGGCCGCGAGGCCGGTTTTTCGCTCGACGACATCCTCGCAATGGTCGGCGCGGACGGCCAGCCCGCGATCGATCGCGCGAAGCTCGACGGCAAGGCCGACGAACTCGACCGCACGATCCGCCGTCTCGGCGCAGTGCGCGATATGCTGCGCCACGCGGCCGTGTGCCCGGCGCCAAGCCATCTCGAATGTCCGTCGTTCCAGAAGCTGCTGCGCATCGCCGCACATCGTCGTCCGGCGCGTCGCGCGAAGGCGGACGGTGCGTAG
- a CDS encoding DUF2938 domain-containing protein gives MNMPAIVLDVLLIGTGATLLLDLWTLFRRRAFGTPSLDYALVGRWLGHMLQGRFRHVSIVAAPPVPGERPLGWIAHYAIGIAFAALPVMIAGTAWIATPTPLPALVAGLVSVVAPFFVMQPAFGFGIAASRTPHPGVARRRSLTTHLSYGVGLYLAAFTLAALGR, from the coding sequence ATGAATATGCCCGCTATCGTGCTCGACGTGCTGCTGATTGGCACGGGCGCCACGCTCTTGCTGGACCTGTGGACGCTGTTCCGGCGGCGAGCGTTCGGCACGCCGTCGCTCGACTACGCACTGGTCGGCCGCTGGCTCGGCCACATGCTGCAAGGCCGGTTCCGGCACGTGTCGATCGTCGCCGCGCCGCCCGTGCCGGGCGAGCGTCCTCTCGGCTGGATCGCACACTACGCGATCGGCATTGCGTTCGCGGCGCTGCCCGTCATGATCGCGGGCACCGCATGGATCGCCACGCCGACGCCGCTTCCTGCACTCGTCGCCGGCCTTGTCAGCGTGGTCGCCCCGTTCTTCGTGATGCAGCCGGCGTTCGGCTTCGGCATCGCCGCATCGCGCACGCCGCATCCGGGCGTCGCGCGCCGGCGCAGTCTCACCACGCATCTGTCGTATGGCGTGGGGCTCTATCTCGCGGCGTTCACGCTTGCGGCACTGGGCCGTTGA